Proteins encoded together in one Candidatus Dependentiae bacterium window:
- a CDS encoding prolyl oligopeptidase family serine peptidase → MYGVSFILFMLLVVTTRFSYSQTQPTHFIFSHGLGGGAEQVYWYKPGNPAHWFILDNHTHTFDFPEMRYQVVNGKRLPLPMDEAKVNLAQEADIHALKQAYQQVLKSSTSSGIVLMGVSRGAAVTITFTALEQPKHIQALILEAPFDSLEHIVEYLKAQYAHNNTSMQEAIELQWHFAAYNKHGIKPIDVIDKLDKNLPVLFIHSKQDKLISLESCRNLYTKLKKSGRTQVYLLELDHGEHANYQSGKDAFKYQATVHAFYKRYGITHNEQLALQGHIFLDAAQP, encoded by the coding sequence ATGTACGGCGTAAGCTTTATACTTTTTATGTTACTTGTAGTTACTACACGTTTTTCTTACAGCCAAACGCAACCAACACATTTTATATTTTCTCATGGTCTTGGTGGTGGCGCAGAGCAAGTCTATTGGTACAAGCCGGGCAATCCTGCTCATTGGTTTATTTTAGACAATCACACTCATACCTTTGATTTTCCTGAGATGCGCTACCAAGTAGTTAACGGCAAACGATTACCGCTTCCTATGGATGAGGCTAAAGTAAATTTAGCACAAGAAGCTGATATTCATGCGCTTAAACAAGCTTACCAACAAGTATTAAAAAGCTCCACTTCATCGGGCATAGTGCTTATGGGCGTTTCTCGTGGCGCAGCAGTTACTATTACCTTTACTGCCCTTGAGCAGCCTAAACATATACAAGCACTGATACTTGAAGCACCTTTTGATAGCCTAGAACATATTGTAGAGTACCTAAAAGCCCAATACGCTCATAACAATACAAGCATGCAAGAAGCAATTGAATTGCAATGGCACTTTGCTGCCTATAATAAACACGGCATTAAACCTATAGACGTTATAGATAAATTAGATAAAAATCTACCTGTATTATTTATTCATTCCAAACAAGACAAATTAATTTCGCTAGAAAGTTGCCGTAATTTATATACAAAGCTTAAAAAATCTGGCCGCACACAGGTGTATTTACTTGAACTCGATCACGGCGAACATGCTAATTACCAATCAGGCAAAGATGCTTTTAAATATCAAGCTACGGTGCATGCTTTTTATAAAAGATACGGCATTACGCATAATGAGCAACTAGCTCTTCAAGGCCACATATTTCTTGATGCTGCACAACCATAA
- a CDS encoding DNA translocase FtsK — MVTLLKLLKHWLFSFGLLASTVFMMLALISYSPYDSSLIYDTTQPTVIHNYMGPFGAQCAGLLFYVFGQSAFLIIYLFGMLTYSFFRYHTMRVLQFRALALIGLLCISSCIEYTYTLGVIKRIYPGGVCGVAGTYLLSKCLESWQVSLFLYTACLSLVVLIVQFSWISLWYPLGNYIASGRLFVWLQQLVVSCIEHIVAVKKVAKEWVYSGFYTQEKAVIYDDPFWDLFIHPAQQYKEEPKTAHIKAAASKKEALEDVVFEDEEVVFDVYRLPQLKMSAKDKAVRPERMGKDDSAQQARALEFKLEQFGIEGKVVHIMNGPVVTLFEYQPSATTKISTIIAREDDLALALQALSLRIIAPIPGKSVVGFEVAQIIRETVYFFQLAESKQLSEFKGELPLVLGKDTQGRDSIIDLASTPHLLVAGSTGSGKSVGLNSMLVSLLLTRTPDEVRLILIDPKRLEFAGYNDIAHLVFPVIVEPQRAILALKWALKTMEDRYTHMAKVGVRNIKEYKAIRVQKQLEPMPFIVIMIDELADLMITAGKEVEQLITRLAQMSRAAGIHLVIATQRPSVDVITGLIKANLPSRIAFKVASKIDSRTILDAQGAEKLLGRGDMLYLDSQGTLKRIHGAYVTDEEVTAVVNQVKKQRSTDYCSLETFGGHNVSQDVEDTLLPEIVAFAQQKDEISISLVQRVFKIGYNRSARIVDQLETKGYIFPANGSKMRKVNKTLLDR, encoded by the coding sequence ATGGTTACTCTACTTAAACTACTTAAACACTGGTTATTCAGTTTTGGTCTGCTGGCTAGCACCGTGTTTATGATGCTTGCGCTTATATCTTATAGTCCATATGATAGTTCTCTTATTTACGATACCACTCAGCCAACGGTTATCCATAATTATATGGGACCGTTTGGTGCCCAGTGCGCGGGGTTGCTTTTTTACGTATTTGGGCAATCAGCCTTTCTTATAATTTACCTTTTTGGTATGCTTACGTATAGTTTTTTTCGCTATCACACTATGAGGGTTTTGCAATTTCGTGCTTTAGCTCTTATAGGCCTTTTGTGTATAAGCAGTTGTATTGAATACACTTATACCTTAGGTGTAATTAAGCGTATATATCCAGGAGGTGTGTGTGGTGTTGCGGGTACCTATCTGTTATCAAAGTGTCTTGAGTCATGGCAGGTATCTTTATTTTTATATACCGCTTGCTTGTCACTGGTAGTGCTTATTGTTCAGTTCTCTTGGATAAGTCTCTGGTACCCACTAGGTAATTATATAGCGAGTGGTAGATTATTTGTTTGGCTGCAGCAGCTTGTTGTAAGTTGTATCGAGCACATAGTAGCTGTTAAAAAAGTGGCTAAAGAGTGGGTTTATAGTGGTTTTTATACGCAAGAAAAAGCAGTAATATACGATGATCCTTTTTGGGATCTGTTTATTCACCCAGCACAACAGTATAAAGAAGAGCCAAAAACAGCGCACATTAAAGCGGCTGCCAGTAAAAAAGAGGCTCTTGAAGACGTTGTGTTTGAAGATGAAGAAGTGGTATTTGATGTGTATAGGCTCCCTCAGCTTAAAATGTCTGCTAAAGATAAAGCTGTTCGGCCTGAGCGTATGGGCAAAGATGATAGTGCTCAACAAGCACGTGCACTTGAGTTTAAACTTGAGCAATTTGGTATTGAGGGAAAAGTAGTTCATATTATGAATGGCCCTGTAGTAACTCTTTTTGAGTACCAGCCTTCAGCAACCACCAAAATAAGTACTATTATTGCTCGCGAAGATGATTTGGCTTTAGCACTGCAAGCATTAAGTTTACGTATTATTGCCCCTATACCAGGCAAATCAGTTGTTGGCTTTGAAGTTGCTCAAATTATAAGAGAAACGGTCTACTTTTTTCAACTTGCTGAAAGCAAGCAGCTGAGTGAATTTAAAGGTGAATTGCCTCTTGTTTTAGGTAAAGATACCCAAGGCCGCGACAGTATTATAGATTTAGCCTCTACCCCACATTTACTTGTAGCAGGATCGACTGGTTCAGGAAAATCCGTAGGGCTCAACAGCATGCTTGTTAGTTTGCTTCTTACAAGAACACCTGATGAGGTGCGATTGATTTTAATAGATCCTAAACGTTTAGAATTTGCTGGTTACAACGACATAGCACATCTGGTATTTCCTGTTATTGTTGAACCGCAACGTGCTATTTTGGCTCTTAAGTGGGCACTAAAAACTATGGAAGATCGGTATACTCATATGGCTAAAGTGGGTGTGCGTAATATAAAAGAATATAAAGCAATACGTGTTCAAAAGCAGCTTGAACCTATGCCGTTTATTGTTATCATGATCGATGAACTTGCTGATCTTATGATTACTGCTGGCAAAGAAGTAGAACAACTTATTACACGGCTGGCGCAGATGTCTCGTGCAGCAGGCATACATCTAGTTATAGCAACTCAGCGTCCTTCAGTTGATGTTATTACCGGGCTTATTAAAGCAAACTTGCCTAGTCGAATAGCATTTAAAGTTGCTTCAAAAATAGATTCACGCACCATACTTGATGCACAAGGAGCTGAAAAGTTACTTGGTCGTGGTGACATGTTATATTTAGATTCTCAGGGAACTCTTAAGCGTATTCACGGAGCCTATGTAACTGATGAAGAAGTAACAGCAGTAGTAAACCAAGTTAAAAAGCAGCGTTCAACCGATTACTGTTCTTTAGAAACATTTGGTGGTCATAACGTAAGCCAAGATGTTGAAGATACCTTACTTCCAGAAATAGTAGCATTTGCGCAACAAAAAGACGAAATATCTATTTCCCTTGTACAACGAGTGTTTAAAATTGGGTACAATCGCTCGGCACGCATTGTAGATCAGTTAGAGACTAAGGGCTATATTTTTCCTGCAAATGGTAGTAAAATGCGTAAAGTTAATAAGACCCTTCTAGACAGATAA
- the murF gene encoding UDP-N-acetylmuramoyl-tripeptide--D-alanyl-D-alanine ligase: MHLDQNFLKTVLTNGTFSDVAIPADAEFSVDSRLVTPGSIFIALKGTRVDGHDFIKDALSRGAAGIIISNDRKDVIKTLGATALKKIALIQVPSPQEALLQLATAWREKFSCPIIGITGSIGKTSTKEMLANILRIQGLPFIASYGNQNTTIGMSLNILRMRSEHKVAIFEMGVSRRGEMARMAAIVRPTTGIITSIGHSHMEGLGSLADIANEKRDIFKYFKEDNIGIINGDQPVLATISYMHPIVKFGCKTTNQVQARKIQANNLNSYFMLKLYKERYKIMLDTNHAGRVINALAASAAAYLLNIPHDTIVKGVEVPLTITGRFEQAQLKAAKGILINDCYNASPESVKAALLAFEKVESKGQKIAVIGDMLELGVNSAFWHRQVGRFLRKVPSLHHVILVGDLVQWTKKTLPVGLTHEHVASWQEAVDCVKVRLDREAVILVKGSRGVGLTNLVTQLVDASL, encoded by the coding sequence ATGCATTTAGACCAGAATTTCTTAAAAACCGTTTTAACTAATGGTACCTTTTCCGATGTAGCAATACCAGCTGATGCTGAGTTTAGCGTTGATTCGCGCTTAGTAACGCCTGGATCTATTTTTATTGCACTTAAAGGTACACGTGTTGATGGTCACGATTTTATCAAAGACGCACTTAGTCGTGGAGCTGCAGGTATAATTATTAGTAATGATCGCAAAGATGTTATTAAAACTCTTGGCGCAACAGCTCTTAAAAAAATAGCGCTTATACAAGTACCGTCTCCACAAGAGGCCTTACTGCAACTAGCTACTGCATGGCGTGAAAAGTTTTCATGCCCTATTATTGGCATTACCGGTTCTATTGGTAAAACATCAACCAAAGAGATGCTTGCTAATATTTTACGTATACAAGGCTTACCCTTTATAGCGTCTTATGGTAACCAAAATACCACTATTGGTATGTCTCTTAATATCTTACGTATGCGCAGTGAGCATAAGGTAGCTATTTTTGAAATGGGCGTAAGCCGTCGTGGCGAAATGGCACGTATGGCAGCTATAGTAAGGCCAACAACGGGTATTATAACCTCTATTGGTCATAGCCATATGGAAGGTTTAGGATCACTTGCTGATATTGCTAACGAAAAACGGGATATTTTTAAGTATTTCAAAGAAGACAATATCGGTATTATAAACGGTGATCAACCAGTTCTTGCAACTATTTCGTATATGCATCCAATTGTAAAATTTGGTTGTAAAACAACAAATCAGGTACAAGCACGTAAAATACAAGCTAATAACTTAAATAGTTATTTTATGCTTAAGCTCTATAAAGAGCGCTATAAAATTATGCTTGATACTAACCATGCTGGACGTGTAATTAACGCCCTAGCTGCTTCAGCTGCAGCCTATTTGTTAAATATACCGCATGACACTATTGTTAAAGGTGTTGAAGTACCGTTAACAATAACAGGGCGCTTTGAACAAGCACAGTTAAAAGCTGCCAAAGGCATTTTAATTAACGATTGCTATAACGCAAGCCCTGAAAGTGTAAAAGCTGCATTACTTGCTTTTGAAAAAGTTGAATCAAAAGGTCAAAAGATTGCCGTTATTGGTGATATGCTTGAGCTTGGTGTTAATAGCGCATTTTGGCATCGTCAAGTAGGTCGCTTTTTGCGTAAAGTGCCTTCATTGCATCATGTAATTTTAGTAGGTGACTTAGTGCAATGGACCAAAAAAACATTGCCTGTAGGGCTTACTCATGAGCATGTAGCTAGCTGGCAAGAGGCCGTTGACTGTGTAAAAGTAAGACTTGATCGTGAGGCTGTTATTTTAGTTAAGGGCTCTCGTGGTGTAGGACTTACTAACCTTGTTACTCAATTGGTTGATGCTTCACTATGA